The sequence CTCAGCGACGCAGGGCTGCGCATGTCGGGAGATCTCCGCGCAGCGCTCTCCCACATCGCCAGAAGAGGTATCGCTGTGCTCGCCGATCCCTCCGCCTGCCTCAAGGAGTGCGGTCGCACCGGCTGCACTCGGCTCTATCTCGACCGCTCGCGCGGCGCCCGGCGCACCTGGTGCGGAATGGACGAGTGCGGCAACCGCGTCAAGGCCGCGGCCTACCGAGCGCGCAGACGAGGTTCGACCACAGCCGAGGAAGCAGCCAGCACCCGTTCGCACCGAAGCTGATGCCCCACGCCGTGGTGACGCTCCGGCCCCGCGGCGGACGAAATCACTTTGGCAGGCCGACGCCGAGCTGCGACGATGCCCCCGTTTCCCCAGTGGAGGGCGTTTGTTCGTTTTCGTGTGTGCGGGGTGCGGAGCCAGGCTGACCACCCCGCTGTCCCAGGTCGCCCTGCCGGACCACGCTCATCAGAAGTACGGGAACGGGATTCGGCTCCCGGTGCTCATGGAGTCGGGCACGTTCGCGGTGGACCCGGAGCCCTCGGGGCCGCCGTGGCGGGCGTGGGAGGAGATCGATCCGGACGAGGCCGCGGCCCGCGGCATCTACGCGTCTGTCCACGCCCTGTCCGACGGCGAGCCCGGCGCGATCGTCATCGCACCCGGAGATGCCCGCGGCACCGTACTGATCCCGGAGAAGGGCGGCGGCTACTGCTGCGGCCTCGACTGGGCCGACGGTCCCAACATGGCCTGCGAGGCGTGCGGCCAGCCCGTGGCCAGCCGGATCGACGACTGCTCGCTCTGGCAGGCGGTGTGGCTCGCCCCGGATGCCGTGCGCCGCCTCCCCGTCGACGGTGCCGACGTCGCACCGCTCTCCTGGGGCGAGCTGATGACGGAGGGGAAGGGCACGCCTCCATACGAGCCGATCGCCACGTGGGGATCGCGGCTGGGGTCGCACCACTGGTGGTCATGGAGCCCGCAGTGGGAGGCGGCGGCCGGTCGGGCACTCGCTCACCTGCTGGCGGCCTCAGAGGGTCGGCCGGTGACCGTTCCGGACGGCCTGATCACGGAGGTGTTCCAACGTGCCCTCGACGCCCTGTTGCCCGCAGGCCCGCCAGCGCGGCGGGCCGTCCTGGCCGGACCGGGACAGCCCGTCCCCGACACGGACGCCCACATTCTCCTCGTGCCGACCCATCCTCAAACGGGGAAGACCTGGACCCCGTCCGGCCCGGCCGCCTCGGCATACCGGGTGCCGCTGCCGTTCGGGGTATGGCTGTGGCTGGCCTCCCCAGAGCAGTACCTGCCCGTCCCTGCATCGGGCGGCTTGCCCGACGGCGTCCTCCGCGACGACCCGCCCGCGCCGCTCCCCCACCACCTGTTCCGGGCCGACCCTGGAACGTTCCGGGACACCCTGGTCCGGCTACCGGCCGTCCGCAGCCCATGGTTGCGCGACATCCTCGACAACCTGACACAGCACATGCACGCCCATCTCTTCTAACCGCCGGCAAGGCGCTACGCCCCTGGGCCTGCTCCGGGGTGCGGTGGCGGGAGGGTGAGGGTTGTTGTCTCGCCAACCGTCGTCTTCAAAGCGGTCGAGGTCTCCCCCTGCCCGATGGCCCGGTCGAATTTCTTGATCTCCGGCCAGGTGAAGCCCAGGCGGCGGTACTTGTTCCGCTGCTTCGGCTTCATGTGCTGGATGTCTTCTTTGCAGGCCGTGGTCATCCCGGGTGCCACGGTCGCGCCGCCCCGAAGCCCTATGAGGCTCGCGGGGAACGGTCTTGGTCTTGTCGAGGTGCCCGTACACCGTCGACCGCGGCACTCCGAACACCACGTGACCTCGATGACATAGGGTGCCGACCGCCGCCCGGTGACCGGAGTGGCCGAGGAAGCCTCTACGATCCGGTGGATCACCGAACCGTGGAGGGGACATGACCGAGGGCCGGGAAACGGACGCGATCGCCGAGAGACCGGTGGCGCTGGCCTACCGGCCGACCGTCGGCGAATTGGTGTCCGCGCTGCGGGCACGCGCGAGGAGCACCCCTGCGGGACGCTTTCAGCGCGGGGCGCTGGTCTGGACGGTGGCGGTCGGAACCATCGGCGCCCTGCTGTCGGCGGCCGGCTCCGGCCACCGGGACAGACCGTGGCCGCTGTATGTGGGGCTGGTGGTTTTCGTCGCCTTCATGGTTGCGGTGCCGTGGTTGCAGGCGCGCCGCCTCCACCGGCTCGCCGAACGGCAGGGGGACATCTGCGGGACTGTCGACGACACCGGGGTCCGGCTCACCACCGCGCACAGCTCGGCCAGCCACGACTGGCACCTCTACGCGCGCTATGTCGAGACGCCGGAGCTGTTCGTGCTTCTCAGCGCCGACAAGTCCGCCGTCGGCTTCGCCGTCCTGCCCAAGCGGGCCGTGGCGGACCCGGAGGAAGTAGACCGGCTCCGGGCGGTCCTCGACCGGCGGCTCGTGCGCGCCGGCGACGCCGAGACGCCCGGCAGCCCGCGGAGCCGGGGCGGGGCCGTCGGCCGCGGGGTCGGTTCCGTCGGACTGTTGCTGCTGGGGCTCCTGCTGTTCTTCTTCGCCTTCTCCGCCGTCTACCAGGCTTCGCACCCGGACAGCTTCGCCGGGATCCAGCACAACACCGCCCCGATAGCGGCCGTCATGCTCGGGCTGGGGGCGCTTGCGGTCGCCGGGGCTTGGTGGCTCGTACGGCGGATGACGGCCATGCGGATCGTGACCGCCGTGCTCGCCGTCCTTGTCCTGCTGGCCGGTGGCGCCGCCCTGTACCGCGTCGGGCCGATGCTCCACTGCTGGGGCTCGGGCCAGATCGCCCGCGGGCCCGAGGGCACCTACGTCTGCTACGACTTCTGAGGGCGCCACGGTCTCCGAGCAGGTTCGGAGACCCTCTCTCGGCGGCGGGCCGCAGCAGCCGCCAAAAGGTCATTTCACTTGGCAAGTCTGTTGGGGCAGACGGGTGTTTCTGCCGTGTTCCCGGAAGGCACTGGCCCACCCGGCTGCGAATGCCATGGGCGGCGCGGGTTCGGTCAGTCGCTCGTCCGGTAGTTCATGAACCAGTGGGTGTCGAAATAGCGGGCCATCGTGAACCGGTGGTGCGGGTCGATGAGGATGCGGCAGACGAACTCCGCGGCCTGGCAGTCGAAGGCAACGTCCTCGCCGTCGCACGACCGGACGACGACGGGCCAGCGGTCGGGGTCGTCGCCGTCGGCCCTCCAGCAGTACAGGTCCTCGTGCTCCGTGCCCGCCCAGATGAGCAGCCTGTCCTCCCTGAGATGCGTCCACGGCTCCTGGTTCAGGTCCAGGTATCCGTCGAAGGAGCCCACGCCGAACGTTTCGACCATGCGCTTGTAGTCGCTCGGGAGCACGGTGCCCAGGCGCGACTCCACCTCCGCCCAGTGCACGTCCGGCCGCTGGGCGGGCTGCGTCCAGCCGGTGATCCGTATGAGCCGCTCCATCCAGTCGACGTCCTCGTCCTCGTCCTCGTCCTCGTCCGGAACGACCGCCAAAGGTTCCGGCACCTCCCTGCGAGCGACCACCAGCACCGGCCGCTCGACCCCCTCGGCGTCTCGCGCCGTACCCGTGCCGACCCACTGATCCCCGTACGCCCATGCCCGTATCTTCACGGCCCTGTCCTCGAAGGGGACAAGGAGAGCCGCGCCTCTGGAATCGTCGACCGTCGGATCGGTGAAACCGTCGAGGACGAGGGTGCGCGGGGCGCCATACCTGTCGGCGAGCAGGTCGGTCAGAGCCTGCGGGTTCAGGTCGCTGGGCAGGTACAGGTAACCGTCCCCCGGGACGAGTTGGGCCAGCAGGTCGTTGACGGTCGTGTGCGTGAGTTCCATGGCGGACAGTGAAGCGCACCGCACTGACAATGGGCGTACTCGGACATATCTGACGCCAAGGGGAAAGAGGTTGGAGTTGGACCCCGGTTCACCACAATCACGGTGGCCACTTCGCGGCCAAGTACCCGATGATCAATCCATGAGAGTCGCCGTTCAGCGCGTGCGCACATCGTGGACCAAGGCTTCGCGGGGCGGCGCGGGGGCCGCGATGCGCAACGCCGCCCCCACCACGTTCACGCTGCCCACCGGCCTGACATCGGCACTGCACGAGGTCTCCATGCGGGAGTCGGACGCGTACGTGCCGCGCATGAACGTCCAGGACCTGGCGGACCCCGGGCTGGTGCTCAAGGAGTCGGACGGCTTCCTGCGAGTGCACCGGCCGGAAACGACGATCTTCAGATCGACGCGTCTCCGCTGAGCGATCAACGACGGGAACCATGATGCCCCGGTGCTTCAGTCCGCCCACACGCGAACCAGGCATCTATGGGCGTACGGGGCGGGCGGGTCGGTGAAGGCGGTGCGGCCGTGCAGCACGACGGTGTTGTCCAGCCAGAGAAGGTCTCCTGGGTGGAGGGGAATGCGCAGGACAGTGCGTGGGTCGGTCAGGATCTGGTCGACGGTGTCGAGGACCGCCTGGTCGGCGGGGGTCAGGGGCGCGTCGGCCTCGTGCTGGGCGCGTTCGATCCCGCGCCTGTTGTAGTGCATGCGAAGGTCGGCGCCGTGCCGCTGGAAGACAGGGCGGAGCCGGTCGAAACCGGTTCCTCGGCCGAAATGGAAGTTCTGATAGAGGCGAGGCAGGGCCCAGGGGTTGTCGGTGAGCAGCCTGTTGTGCACGGTATGGCCGCTGGCCAGGAGTGTCTCCCCGCCTTGTGCCGCCTGTCGCACGCACAGCAGCCCCAGCAGTCTTGGCGGATGGGGTGCCGGGGTCCGGTCCGTGTGCAGGGCCAACGCGAGGTTCGTCTTGCCCAGTCCGGCGTTGTCGGCCACGGTGACGAAGCCACCGGGGTCCGCCGGCCTCGGAGTGCCCAGCGAGGCGGCGAGTTGCCGGCACATCGCGGCGCATTCCTGGTCGGTGCGGCCATCAATGGGCAAGCCGCGGATCACGACGAATCCGCGGCCGGTTCGCAGGTGTTGGGCGACGCGCGTGGCCAGGTCTATCAGTGCCGCCCCGGGGGGTGCCCCAGTGGGGCCCGTGCCCGTGTCTTCTCTCCGGCCGTCCAGTTCGCGTGAGCAGGCGGACGGCAACTGGATGAGCCAGTCCGCCTCGCTGAGGGCGTGGCCGTTCCATGCCGTGAGTGCTTCGACGGGAGCGGGCTGGGCCATCTGCTCACCTTTCCGCGGCGTCTGTTGACGGACGTGCGAGACGAGCCACAAGGGCGCGGTACGTGGTTCTGGTTTGGCGGGCGGACAAGTGGTCACTGGCTCGGTTCCGGCAAGGGCTGGTCTGAGTCGTCGACATCAGTTCTGCCGGTTGGTCATGGGGTTGGGCAGGAACGTCCACTGGTCGTCTTGTGATGACAGCCGCATCAGCGTCAGTGCTTTGACCGGTAGGTTCTCCGTCCGCAGCGCCCGGAGGTCCGGAGTCGGGGGGAGGTCGCGGGTGGCGGCTTCGAGGAGGGTGCCCAGCGTGGTGGCGTTCCCGGCCAGGGGGCCCAGTGCGCCCGTGATCAGACAGCTGAGAACTTTGCGGCGCAGGACGGCGGGGTCGTCGTTGAGAAGTCGCCCGGTCAGCGGCGGTGCCGGGAAGCCGTGTTGGACCAGCCGGGCAGGGCTTATGCGGATGTCGGCGAGATCCCGATAGACGAGCCGCCGGGGCCACCCCTCCCTGTCGACAACCGCGAGGAGGTTCTGCCCATGCGCTTCCAGGGCCACCCCCAGGTCGAGCAGGTCCAGGCAGACGCCGAAGGCCAGCCGCGCGAACTCGGTGATGCGCGCCAGCCGTTCGTGGGGGCCGTGCGAGGCGAAGTGCCCGGGCAGTTCGGCCACGGGTATCACCTGTTCCTCCGTCCCGGCGTGGACGTACGGTGATTGGCGAAGTACCGCCGCCAGTTCCGGCGTGCCCGCACCCGCCGCCGTGAGCGTCCGCGCGATGTGCAGTCGGCCGCCCAGACGGTCCGCGACTCGCTCGACCAGCTCGGAAGTGGCCAGGGAATAGTCCACCGAATAGGCCGATATGTCCCGTACTTGGGACGTGAGTCGGGTAC is a genomic window of Streptomyces gilvosporeus containing:
- a CDS encoding YcxB family protein; its protein translation is MTEGRETDAIAERPVALAYRPTVGELVSALRARARSTPAGRFQRGALVWTVAVGTIGALLSAAGSGHRDRPWPLYVGLVVFVAFMVAVPWLQARRLHRLAERQGDICGTVDDTGVRLTTAHSSASHDWHLYARYVETPELFVLLSADKSAVGFAVLPKRAVADPEEVDRLRAVLDRRLVRAGDAETPGSPRSRGGAVGRGVGSVGLLLLGLLLFFFAFSAVYQASHPDSFAGIQHNTAPIAAVMLGLGALAVAGAWWLVRRMTAMRIVTAVLAVLVLLAGGAALYRVGPMLHCWGSGQIARGPEGTYVCYDF
- a CDS encoding SMI1/KNR4 family protein; the protein is MELTHTTVNDLLAQLVPGDGYLYLPSDLNPQALTDLLADRYGAPRTLVLDGFTDPTVDDSRGAALLVPFEDRAVKIRAWAYGDQWVGTGTARDAEGVERPVLVVARREVPEPLAVVPDEDEDEDEDVDWMERLIRITGWTQPAQRPDVHWAEVESRLGTVLPSDYKRMVETFGVGSFDGYLDLNQEPWTHLREDRLLIWAGTEHEDLYCWRADGDDPDRWPVVVRSCDGEDVAFDCQAAEFVCRILIDPHHRFTMARYFDTHWFMNYRTSD
- a CDS encoding TauD/TfdA family dioxygenase, with the translated sequence MAQPAPVEALTAWNGHALSEADWLIQLPSACSRELDGRREDTGTGPTGAPPGAALIDLATRVAQHLRTGRGFVVIRGLPIDGRTDQECAAMCRQLAASLGTPRPADPGGFVTVADNAGLGKTNLALALHTDRTPAPHPPRLLGLLCVRQAAQGGETLLASGHTVHNRLLTDNPWALPRLYQNFHFGRGTGFDRLRPVFQRHGADLRMHYNRRGIERAQHEADAPLTPADQAVLDTVDQILTDPRTVLRIPLHPGDLLWLDNTVVLHGRTAFTDPPAPYAHRCLVRVWAD